One window from the genome of Eucalyptus grandis isolate ANBG69807.140 chromosome 7, ASM1654582v1, whole genome shotgun sequence encodes:
- the LOC120296307 gene encoding cell number regulator 13-like, with protein sequence MFARIANAVSRGEISRELAVNNVFAFSLIGSCCCYTCCVRRRLRKLFNIQGSLCDDFLTHLMCCCCAMVQEWRELELRGVEGMCVSRYSLLVCQSCYLFTANPFFAGCQGRKMIPPPYQFMKPF encoded by the exons ATGTTTGCAAGGATTGCAAACGCAGTGTCCAGAGGAGAAATAT CTCGTGAACTTGCCGTAAACAACGTTTTTGCATTCTCTCTCATTGGCAGTTGCTGCTGCTACACTTGCTGCGTGAGAAGAAGGCTGAGAAAGCTTTTCAACATTCAG GGAAGCTTATGCGATGACTTCCTAACGCACCTGATGTGCTGCTGCTGCGCAATGGTTCAAGAATGGCGTGAACTTGAACTGAGAGGCGTCGAGGGTATGTGTGTTTCCAGATATAGCCTTCTCGTCTGCCAGTCTTGCTACTTATTTACTGCAAATCCGTTCTTTGCAGGGTGCCAGGGGAGGAAAATGATTCCTCCACCTTACCAATTCATGAAGCCTTTTTAA
- the LOC104454416 gene encoding eukaryotic translation initiation factor 2 subunit alpha homolog translates to MASHAPNLECRMYEARYPEVDMAVMIQVKNIADMGAYVSLLEYNNIEGMILFSELSRRRIRSVSSLIKVGRIEPVMVLRVDKEKGYIDLSKRRVSEEDIQACEERYNKSKLVHSIMRHVAETLGIDLEELYVSIGWPLYRKYGHAFEAFKIIVTDPDTVLDSLTREIKEVGPNGQEVTKVVPAVTEEVKDALVKNIRRRMTPQPLKIRADIEMKCFQLDGVLHIKDAMRKAEAAGNDDCPVKIKLVAPPLYVLTTQTLDKEQGLAVLNKAIAACSEAIEKQKGKLVMKEAPRAVSERDDKLLAEHMLQLNRANEEVSGDEDSEEEEDTGMGEVDVENAGSGIME, encoded by the exons ATGGCGTCGCACGCACCGAACCTCGAGTGCCGCATGTACGAGGCGCGGTACCCGGAGGTGGACATGGCGGTGATGATCCAGGTGAAGAACATCGCCGACATGGGGGCCTACGTCTCCCTCCTCGAGTACAACAACATCGAGGGCATGATCCTCTTCTCCGAGCTCTCCCGCCGCCGGATCCGCTCCGTCAGCAGCCTCATCAAGGTCGGCCGCATCGAGCCCGTCATGGTGCTTCGCGTCGACAAGGAGAAGGGCTACATCGACCTCAGCAAGCGTCGGGTGTCCGAGGAGGACATCCAGGCCTGCGAGGAGCGGTACAACAAGAGCAAGCTCGTCCACTCCATCATGCGCCACGTGGCCGAGACCCTGGGCATCGATCTTGAG GAACTGTACGTTAGTATTGGCTGGCCTCTGTACAGGAAATACGGACATGCGTTTGAG GCATTTAAGATAATTGTGACAGATCCTGATACAGTTCTTGATTCGCTAACCCGTGAGATCAAAGAAGTTGGTCCTAATGGACAAGAG GTGACAAAAGTGGTCCCTGCTGTGACGGAGGAAGTGAAAGATGCGTTGGTAAAGAATATTAGGAGAAGAATGACCCCACAACCATTGAAGATACGAGCTGATATTGAAATGAAATGCTTCCAGCTCGATGGTGTTCTGCACATTAAG GATGCTATGAGGAAAGCTGAAGCTGCTGGAAATGATGATTGTCCTGTGAAAATCAAGCTGGTTGCACCTCCACTTTATGTCCTCACTACTCAAACTCTGGACAAG GAGCAAGGATTGGCAGTTCTTAATAAAGCTATTGCAGCCTGCAGCGAAGCTATTGAGAAGCAAAAGGGGAAACTTGTTATGAAGGAGGCCCCTAGAGCG GTGAGTGAACGGGATGACAAATTACTTGCTGAGCACATGCTTCAGTTAAATCGTGCCAACGAGGAGGTTAGTGGAGATGAAGAtagtgaagaagaggaagatacAGGTATGGGAGAAGTTGATGTTGAAAATGCAGGTTCTGGAATAATGGAGTAA
- the LOC104454415 gene encoding LOW QUALITY PROTEIN: probable methyltransferase PMT23 (The sequence of the model RefSeq protein was modified relative to this genomic sequence to represent the inferred CDS: inserted 2 bases in 2 codons), whose amino-acid sequence MAVAAVQNLFKERKYPFILASSILLLLFVTILILTAGSQSPLLSFYSASDLRRISSPSPPPPAAAANSSVPAPIDKGPPLDLSLKWKACKGATAVDFIPCLDNFKAIKQLKSRRHMEHRERHCPNPSSRCLPPLPSGYKVPVPWPKSRDMIWYNNVPHPKLVEYKKEQNWVEKSGDYFHFPGGGTQFKDGVANYIEFVEKTLPAIEWGKHIRVILDVGCGVASFGGYLLDKDVITMSLAPKDEHEAQIQFALERGIPATLSVIGTQMLTFPDNAYDLIHCARCRVHWDADGGKPLLELNRILRPGGFFLWSATPVYRNDERDQSVWNAMVALTKSMCWKVVAKAMESSGIGLVIYQKPVSSSCYQEREQTSPPLCEKQDQRHHSWYVPLGGCLNRLXDNSSWPAPWPKRLRIKPLSLSNEVETEQMFYEDSKHWSALVSDVYMEGLSINWSSVRNVMDMNAGYGGFAAALIDMPLWVMNIVPVHVQDSLSVIFDRGLIGTYHDWCEXFNTYPRTYDLLHSSFLFKDLPERCEVVDIAVEMDRILRPGGYVLVQDSTEVINKLGPVLRSLHWSVTLHQEQFLVGKKGFWRPGDASIST is encoded by the exons ATGGCAGTAGCCGCAGTGCAGAACCTGTTCAAGGAGAGAAAATACCCCTTCATCCTCGCCTCCTCGATCTTGCTCCTCCTCTTCGTcaccatcctcatcctcaccgcCGGCTCCCAATCCCCGCTCCTCTCCTTCTACTCCGCCTCCGATCTCCGGCGGATCTCTTCCCCCTCGCCTcctccgccggcggcggcggcgaactCATCCGTTCCGGCCCCGATCGACAAAGGGCCGCCGCTTGATTTGAGCTTGAAGTGGAAGGCGTGCAAGGGGGCGACCGCGGTGGATTTCATACCGTGCTTGGATAATTTCAAGGCGATCAAGCAGCTGAAGTCGAGGCGGCACATGGAGCACCGGGAGCGGCATTGCCCGAACCCGAGCTCGCGATGTCTGCCGCCGCTTCCGAGTGGGTATAAGGTGCCTGTTCCGTGGCCTAAGAGCAGGGACATG ATCTGGTACAACAATGTTCCTCACCCAAAGCTTGTTGAATACAAGAAGGAACAAAACTGGGTGGAGAAATCTGgtgattattttcatttcccAGGAGGAGGAACTCAATTTAAGGATGGAGTTGCTAATTATATTGAGTTTGTAGAAAAG ACTTTACCAGCCATAGAATGGGGAAAACACATCAGGGTTATTTTAGATGTCGGTTGTGGAGTTGCCAGCTTTGGTGGTTATTTGCTGGACAAAGATGTAATTACCATGTCATTGGCCCCGAAAGATGAGCATGAAGCTCAGATACAATTTGCTCTAGAACGAGGAATTCCTGCCACTCTTTCCGTTATTGGGACGCAGATGCTGACTTTTCCAGATAACGCATATGACTTGATTCATTGTGCAAGATGCAGGGTTCACTGGGACGCAGATG GTGGGAAACCGCTATTGGAGCTCAACAGGATTCTTAGGCCTGGGGGTTTCTTTCTATGGTCGGCTACCCCAGTTTATCGCAATGATGAGAGGGATCAATCTGTGTGGAATG CTATGGTTGCTTTGACGAAGTCCATGTGCTGGAAGGTGGTGGCTAAAGCTATGGAATCATCTGGGATTGGCCTGGTGATATATCAAAAACCTGTTTCATCTTCCTGCTATCAGGAACGTGAACAAACTAGTCCCCCTTTATGTGAAAAGCAAGATCAGCGGCATCATTCTTG GTATGTGCCTCTCGGTGGCTGTCTTAACAGGC CAGACAATAGCAGTTGGCCTGCTCCCTGGCCTAAAAGGCTCAGGATTAAACCTTTAAGCTTGTCAAATGAAGTTGAAACCGAGCAAATGTTTTACGAAGATAGCAAACACTGGTCTGCCCTTGTTTCAGATGTTTATATGGAAGGCCTCAGTATAAACTGGTCAAGTGTGAGGAATGTAATGGATATGAATGCTGGTTATGGAGG ATTTGCGGCAGCACTCATCGACATGCCACTCTGGGTTATGAATATTGTCCCAGTTCATGTGCAAGATTCTCTCTCAGTTATATTTGACCGAGGGTTGATTGGAACCTATCATGACTGGTGTG TCTTCAATACCTACCCTCGAACATATGATCTGCTTCACTCCAGTTTTCTCTTCAAAGATCTCCCAGAGAG ATGTGAGGTTGTAGATATAGCTGTAGAGATGGATCGCATATTGAGACCGGGTGGATACGTTCTGGTTCAAGACAGCACAGAAGTTATAAACAAACTTGGTCCAGTTTTGCGCTCACTTCACTGGTCAGTGACCCTTCACCAGGAACAGTTTCTTGTTGGTAAGAAAGGATTTTGGCGACCAGGAGATGCCAGCATCAGCACATGA
- the LOC120296246 gene encoding cell number regulator 13-like — MATSAAAAVTVSSSDALALASAIVSLARDAFTHRRNCQQLAEHAELVRALLEKVDGTDLARVPEIEEGLRELEEVLREALELVESCRGKSCMYMVATGWNAVYEFRRVETEIDRRVKIPTLTALVHEFRMEHLKQALRAIEDDHRDYMLDELDIEAQKAILKPDRTKRDADVLEKFLYRAYPDLRFDEALQEEREKLHVELQWLRSRNETKQCRVIEHLISVAENPSNTLPSKRVTKLLVNQPAFVMSGYINNVKSIRESFQDQGQDDWQADLLVAAWSPL; from the exons ATGGCGACCTCCGCAGCAGCGGCAGTGACGGTGAGCTCATCGGACGCCCTAGCCCTTGCGAGCGCGATCGTGTCGTTGGCCAGGGACGCCTTCACCCACCGGAGGAACTGCCAGCAGCTCGCCGAGCACGCGGAGCTGGTGCGGGCCCTGCTGGAGAAGGTGGACGGCACGGACCTGGCGAGGGTACCGGAGATCGAGGAGGGTTTGCGGGAGCTGGAGGAGGTCCTGAGAGAGGCGCTCGAGCTGGTGGAGAGCTGCAGAGGGAAGAGCTGTATGTACATGGTCGCCACCGGGTGGAACGCGGTGTACGAGTTCCGCCGCGTGGAGACGGAGATCGATCGGCGGGTGAAGATCCCGACGTTGACTGCGTTGGTGCATGAGTTTCGCATGGAG CATTTGAAGCAAGCCCTGCGAGCCATCGAAGACGACCACAGAGATTACATGCTGGACGAGCTGGACATCGAAGCTCAGAAGGCGATCCTGAAACCCGACCGAACCAAGAGAGATGCGGACGTTTTGGAGAAGTTCCTGTATCGGGCGTACCCCGACCTGCGATTCGACGAAGCTCTTCAAGAGGAGCGAGAGAAGCTGCATGTCGAGTTGCAGTGGTTGCGGTCAAGGAACGAGACAAAGCAGTGTCGGGTGATTGAGCATCTCATCAGCGTCGCCGAGAACCCGTCCAACACATTGCCGAGCAAGAGGGTCACGAAGCTGCTTGTGAATCAGCCGGCATTCGTCATGTCGGG GTATATAAACAATGTAAAGTCCATCAGAGAGAGCTTTCAGGATCAAGGACAAGATGACTGGCAGGCTGATCTTTTGGTTGCTGCATGGAGCCCTCTTTGA